DNA from Sorex araneus isolate mSorAra2 chromosome 6, mSorAra2.pri, whole genome shotgun sequence:
GTCCAAAATAAAGAGCCTCATGCCCACTCTCTTGGCTCTCTGATCCTCTCACCTCCTGATTCGAGGCTCCATAGTCCTGCCTTGTCTTCCACCCAACAGCCTCCACCGTGAGCCCTCCCTGGTGGTGACCTCTCCCTAATGAACCCCCCACATGCTTCATTAACAGGAGAGCTAAACTAACATCCagattaataaaatttatctCATAAAAACCTCCCCCGAGGAGGGTCCCTCCACACTCCAGTCTATTCAGGCCTCTGCTCCACAGGCTTCTCCGGGGTCCTCCAGGAGACGTGCATGGATCTCTTTGAGATGTTCCAACTTCATCTCCAGTTCCAAAGCCTGCTCCCTCAGCCTGCTGGCTGACGCTGCCTCAGCTCCCTTATGCAATTCGACCGAATCTGTCACAAGGCTGTATACATCTGCCAGGAGGAAAATACCTGCAGTGGCCATTCCTGCCAACCGGGCCCCTTTGCTCATGGCCACTGCAGTGCCTCCAAGAGTTTTCTGCACCTGCCTGGCACCTCGGGCTGAGATTCTTCCACCATTCATGAAGCGTGTTGCTTGGGACGCTAGGCGACGGTTAGCACTGATCAACTTGATGGCACGAATGTTCTTCTCAATGTTCTTTGCATTTTTGACAACCTTATTTCCCAAGGGAAGAAGTTTTGGGGCGCAGTTAGTTACAAATCCCTTTACTACTTCCTCTGAGTTGACATCAGTTGATGTCAGCTTATTGGCATCAGCTTCGATGGCTGCCATGCTTGTGTGTTCCACGATGCCGGTGGCAACACCAGTCACAGCAGATGCTGCCCCCAGACCCATCCCTGCTGCTGTCAGACCCAGACTCATCCCAGCTGTCATCGGTATCAGACCTATGCCAGCAATGGTCAGGAGGCCAGACACAATGCCGGTGGAGCTGGCCACCACGTTTGAGATGGTGCAGTCCTTGTGTATCTTGTCGGCCTTGTCTGCCAGTGCTCGGAGCTGTGTTATGTGATCTTCAAGTTCccttttcttctgaggaaactCTTCCAAGAAACTCTCCCTGAACTCCTGCTCCTGTAGCTCTATGTCCTGCGTGTCTCCAAATTCTTCCAGCGCCATCAAACTTTCACGtacttcctctgcctcctccctggaAAAAATGAAGGTAGGTGATTGGCATTGAGTCTGATCATCGGTAAAATGGACTCAGTAAGGTCCATCCTGTGTTAAGCACAGAGCATTTACTCTCATTACAATGAAATAATGTTTTACGAATTTTAGgacttttaaaaagacattatgggaccggagagatagaacagtaggtaagaactttgccttgcacacggcctatctgggttcaaaccccagcacccatTATGGTTTTCCAAACCCCATCAGGtgtaatccatgagcacaaccagatgtggcctaaaaacctaaataaataagacattaaaTAAAATGGCTACATGTAGATTCTTACTGTACTTATTTATGCAGAAATAactatttctttttggggtcatacctggtataatgctcaggggttactcctggctctaccctcatggtggtgctaagggaaacATGTGGGGtgctgctgggattgaacctgggtcagcaacgtgcaaagtaaatgccttacttactctactatcactc
Protein-coding regions in this window:
- the LOC101557980 gene encoding apolipoprotein L3-like, which produces MNPEDCPVSDSFVENTIKNILNTMNIEDIISLMTDDEIWEDFVTKSRFSREEAEEVRESLMALEEFGDTQDIELQEQEFRESFLEEFPQKKRELEDHITQLRALADKADKIHKDCTISNVVASSTGIVSGLLTIAGIGLIPMTAGMSLGLTAAGMGLGAASAVTGVATGIVEHTSMAAIEADANKLTSTDVNSEEVVKGFVTNCAPKLLPLGNKVVKNAKNIEKNIRAIKLISANRRLASQATRFMNGGRISARGARQVQKTLGGTAVAMSKGARLAGMATAGIFLLADVYSLVTDSVELHKGAEAASASRLREQALELEMKLEHLKEIHARLLEDPGEACGAEA